From a single Bryobacter aggregatus MPL3 genomic region:
- a CDS encoding RNA polymerase sigma factor yields MDSDSQLVTRTQQGDQQAFAELLRRHRTPVFRLALSILGREFIPEAEDVTQEVFLKVHHSIQSFRNESEFSSWLYRVTFNHTVNLKERVRFRTPHTSEAALYRTQTQGPGPEQQLQSRQRDQALAECIQSLPELYQSALRLYYWLGSSVGEIAVLLAVPENTVKSYLHRARQLLHGMLKERGHSCD; encoded by the coding sequence GTGGATAGCGATTCCCAACTCGTCACTCGCACACAACAAGGCGACCAACAAGCCTTTGCCGAACTGCTCCGCCGGCACCGCACGCCCGTCTTCCGGCTCGCCCTTTCCATCCTCGGCCGGGAATTTATTCCGGAAGCAGAAGATGTCACCCAAGAGGTCTTCCTCAAAGTGCACCACTCGATCCAGTCCTTTCGCAACGAGTCGGAGTTCAGCTCCTGGCTCTACCGGGTCACCTTCAATCACACCGTCAATTTGAAAGAACGAGTTCGCTTCCGAACTCCACACACAAGCGAAGCGGCCCTCTACCGGACGCAAACGCAAGGGCCCGGCCCCGAGCAGCAACTCCAAAGCAGGCAGCGTGACCAAGCTCTCGCCGAGTGCATACAGTCCCTGCCCGAACTCTACCAGTCGGCCCTGCGCCTCTACTACTGGCTCGGCTCGAGCGTCGGAGAAATCGCTGTCCTCCTCGCCGTCCCCGAGAATACGGTCAAATCCTACTTACACCGCGCACGCCAGCTCCTGCATGGCATGCTCAAAGAGAGAGGACATTCCTGTGACTGA
- a CDS encoding ester cyclase, with product MQNRKIVEKALAHFADPLRRDQYFELYAPEIVLHGYDGVGPGIESVKRYYSAFWEAFPDARVAADDIIEAHDKVVVRFSLTGTHRGRILGIDGTGKAIQVTGMTILRFKGQRCVERWSVTNSLALASQIGAFALPK from the coding sequence ATGCAAAATCGGAAGATCGTGGAGAAGGCGCTTGCTCACTTTGCTGACCCACTCAGGCGCGACCAATACTTCGAACTGTATGCCCCTGAGATCGTGCTTCACGGATATGACGGAGTTGGCCCGGGCATCGAGAGCGTCAAGCGCTATTACTCCGCTTTTTGGGAGGCCTTTCCTGACGCCCGCGTAGCGGCGGACGACATCATCGAGGCTCATGATAAGGTCGTCGTCAGGTTCTCACTGACCGGCACTCACCGCGGCAGGATCCTCGGAATTGATGGGACGGGCAAGGCGATTCAGGTGACCGGGATGACGATTCTTCGATTCAAGGGGCAGAGATGTGTGGAGCGCTGGAGCGTCACCAATTCGCTCGCGCTGGCGAGTCAAATCGGAGCCTTTGCTCTGCCGAAGTAA
- a CDS encoding DUF433 domain-containing protein, whose amino-acid sequence MSWHDRILVDAGILAGKPVGKETRLAVAFLLELIAAGESEQSLLDNYPGLTREDLLACRAFASDRATDPLPS is encoded by the coding sequence ATGAGCTGGCACGATCGGATTCTCGTCGATGCTGGCATTCTCGCCGGAAAGCCGGTGGGAAAAGAGACCAGGCTCGCTGTTGCGTTTCTCCTCGAACTCATCGCCGCCGGCGAATCTGAGCAGAGCCTTCTGGATAACTATCCTGGACTGACGCGGGAAGATCTGTTAGCTTGCCGCGCCTTTGCGAGCGATCGGGCAACCGATCCGCTCCCCAGCTAG
- a CDS encoding LLM class flavin-dependent oxidoreductase, which yields MQVGIDSFVAVVSDPNTGLTMSPIERIANLMEEIEVADQAGIDSFGVGEHHRREFLDSAPTILLAGAAARTRRIRLNSAVTVLSADDPVRVYQDFATLDLLSKGRAELVVGRGSFVEAYPLFGLAIEDYDSLFAEKLDLLLEIRKNTNVHWSGQHRAPLTGQGVYPRPLQEELPIWLGVGGTPQSFVRAGILGLPLMVAIIGGEPHRFRPLIDLYREAGRQAGHAPDALKVGVHVPGFVGKTSQRAADDFFPGFAHLFTTIGKERGWPPTTRAQFEAGRSPQGALFIGSPAEVAEKILRVDEALGGLARISFQMTNVMLPHQTMLRGIELLATKVAPVVQAALRRE from the coding sequence GTGCAAGTTGGTATCGATAGCTTCGTAGCCGTGGTTTCCGATCCGAATACGGGTTTGACGATGAGCCCGATCGAGCGCATCGCGAATCTGATGGAAGAGATCGAGGTGGCCGATCAGGCGGGGATTGATTCGTTCGGTGTTGGGGAACACCATCGGCGGGAGTTTCTCGATTCCGCTCCGACGATTCTGCTGGCGGGGGCTGCTGCGCGGACCCGGCGGATCCGGCTGAATAGCGCCGTTACCGTATTGAGCGCCGATGATCCGGTGCGGGTGTATCAGGACTTTGCGACGCTGGATTTGCTGTCGAAAGGGCGCGCGGAGTTGGTAGTGGGACGGGGTTCCTTTGTCGAGGCTTATCCGCTGTTTGGATTGGCGATTGAGGATTACGATTCGCTGTTTGCTGAGAAGCTGGATTTGCTGCTGGAGATCCGCAAGAACACGAATGTCCATTGGTCCGGGCAGCACCGGGCTCCGCTGACCGGCCAGGGTGTGTATCCGAGGCCGTTGCAGGAGGAGTTGCCGATCTGGCTGGGCGTGGGTGGGACGCCGCAATCATTTGTGCGGGCGGGGATCTTGGGGCTACCGCTGATGGTGGCTATTATCGGCGGCGAGCCACATCGCTTTCGTCCGTTGATTGATTTGTACCGGGAGGCGGGACGGCAGGCCGGGCATGCCCCGGATGCCTTGAAAGTGGGGGTGCATGTGCCGGGTTTTGTCGGAAAGACTTCGCAGCGGGCGGCGGATGATTTCTTTCCGGGCTTTGCGCATTTGTTCACCACGATTGGCAAAGAACGGGGCTGGCCCCCGACGACCCGGGCGCAGTTTGAGGCGGGACGATCGCCGCAGGGCGCGCTGTTTATCGGGAGCCCGGCGGAAGTAGCAGAGAAGATCCTGCGCGTGGATGAGGCGCTGGGCGGGTTGGCGCGCATTAGTTTTCAGATGACCAATGTCATGCTGCCGCACCAGACGATGCTGCGGGGGATTGAGTTGCTGGCGACGAAGGTGGCCCCGGTGGTTCAGGCCGCCTTGCGCCGGGAATAG
- a CDS encoding APC family permease: protein MPALRRSLSLSALVFTGIVMIQPTAPMPLFGVVHETAKGHVVTTILIAMLGMMLTAFSYGRMAALYPQAGSAYTYVGKEIHPTFGFLAGWSMLMDYVLNPVICTIWCARAMTNIFAGVPEELWRIAFAGIFTWLNLRNIQATARTNQILTGLMGLVILAMLYCSARYALAQPVVSWTRPFYDPATFSLSAISAGTSLAVLTYIGFDGISTLGEEVIDAKRNILRGTVLVCLIIGILSAIEAYAAQIVWPYGEPLPDIDTAYVHIAGRAGGPWLFQIVNLTLILATVGSGAGGVLAGARLMYGMGRDGRLPTGFFSYLHPTSNIPARNVILIGSTALVGSFVLSYQSGAELLNFGAFIGFMGVNLAAFKRSGSIPAKLAALGGFLICAFLWWNLAIPSKLYGAGWLAVGILWYLYSRRKAA from the coding sequence TTGCCAGCACTCCGCCGTAGTCTCTCACTCTCTGCCCTGGTCTTCACCGGCATCGTCATGATCCAGCCCACCGCGCCCATGCCGCTCTTCGGAGTCGTGCATGAAACCGCCAAGGGCCACGTCGTCACCACCATTCTCATTGCCATGCTCGGCATGATGCTCACGGCCTTCTCCTACGGGCGAATGGCCGCACTCTACCCACAGGCGGGCTCGGCCTACACCTACGTCGGTAAAGAAATCCATCCCACCTTCGGCTTCCTCGCCGGCTGGTCCATGCTCATGGACTACGTGCTGAACCCCGTCATCTGCACCATCTGGTGCGCCCGCGCGATGACCAACATCTTCGCCGGCGTCCCCGAAGAGCTCTGGCGCATCGCCTTTGCCGGCATCTTCACATGGCTCAATCTGCGCAACATCCAGGCCACCGCGCGCACCAACCAAATCCTCACCGGGCTCATGGGCCTGGTCATCCTCGCCATGCTCTACTGTTCCGCTCGCTACGCGCTCGCCCAACCCGTCGTCTCCTGGACCCGCCCCTTCTACGACCCCGCCACTTTCTCCCTCTCCGCCATCTCCGCCGGAACCAGCCTCGCCGTGCTCACCTACATCGGCTTCGACGGCATCTCTACCTTAGGCGAAGAGGTCATCGACGCCAAGCGCAACATCCTCCGTGGCACGGTGCTCGTCTGCCTGATCATCGGCATCCTCAGCGCGATCGAAGCCTACGCGGCGCAAATCGTCTGGCCCTACGGCGAACCCCTCCCCGACATCGACACCGCCTATGTCCACATTGCAGGCCGCGCCGGTGGCCCCTGGCTCTTCCAGATCGTCAACCTCACACTGATCCTCGCCACCGTCGGCAGCGGCGCAGGCGGCGTTCTTGCCGGGGCGCGATTGATGTATGGCATGGGCAGGGACGGCAGGCTCCCCACCGGCTTCTTCTCCTACCTCCACCCCACCAGCAACATCCCCGCCAGAAACGTGATCCTCATCGGCAGCACCGCCTTGGTCGGAAGCTTCGTTCTCTCCTACCAAAGCGGCGCCGAGTTGCTGAACTTCGGAGCTTTCATCGGCTTCATGGGAGTGAATCTGGCCGCCTTCAAACGCAGCGGTTCCATTCCGGCAAAGCTCGCCGCTCTCGGCGGCTTCCTCATCTGCGCCTTCCTCTGGTGGAACCTGGCCATCCCGTCCAAGCTATACGGTGCAGGCTGGCTTGCCGTCGGCATCCTCTGGTATCTCTATTCCCGGCGCAAGGCGGCCTGA
- a CDS encoding DUF58 domain-containing protein: protein MGTKSTGWRERLRSRWEEGIRHKVTPLGAMMVALLLASGVLSFTTSQNVFFLLFSLLLASILISSFVNRLMLAGLEVRLDLPPHPLAKEPLACQLTLENRKSWLASFALEVVVPGGARFSVPCVPGNKTVVLGVTMHWEQRGIPAPVMVELSTRFPFGFSVRRARVLAPVSRAVYPSIAGQPGFDEILAAVAQRAAGMSGPNDPEFSHLREYVDGDDWRRIAWGKSARGGDWIVKATQSHSDELLRLWFDCGSPELERLVEVAAFLVWQLSFQQAKFVFQAGGAEIAVLDRNDAYTVLKLLAVVKQEAAEVPYDDSNLFILSLRSGYLHLPGAGGGAQNGAAGADERHGF, encoded by the coding sequence ATGGGGACGAAATCCACGGGCTGGCGGGAGAGACTGCGGAGCCGCTGGGAAGAGGGGATTCGCCATAAGGTCACACCACTGGGCGCGATGATGGTGGCGCTGCTGCTGGCGAGTGGTGTGCTTTCGTTCACCACCTCGCAGAATGTGTTTTTTCTGCTGTTTAGTTTGCTGCTGGCTTCGATTTTGATTTCGAGCTTTGTGAATCGTTTGATGCTGGCGGGGCTGGAAGTTCGGCTTGATTTGCCGCCGCATCCTTTGGCGAAAGAGCCGCTGGCCTGCCAGTTGACGCTGGAGAATCGCAAAAGCTGGTTGGCTAGCTTTGCCCTGGAGGTGGTTGTGCCGGGAGGCGCACGCTTCTCTGTGCCTTGTGTGCCTGGAAACAAGACGGTGGTTCTCGGTGTGACGATGCATTGGGAGCAGCGGGGCATTCCGGCGCCTGTGATGGTGGAGTTGTCGACTCGCTTTCCGTTCGGGTTCAGTGTGCGGCGGGCGCGCGTGTTGGCTCCAGTGAGCCGGGCTGTTTATCCCTCCATCGCCGGGCAGCCCGGGTTCGATGAGATTCTGGCTGCGGTGGCGCAGCGAGCGGCGGGTATGTCCGGACCGAACGATCCGGAATTCAGCCATCTGCGGGAGTATGTGGACGGGGACGACTGGCGGCGGATTGCCTGGGGGAAGAGTGCCCGGGGCGGGGATTGGATTGTGAAGGCGACACAATCGCATTCGGACGAATTGTTGCGGCTGTGGTTTGATTGCGGGTCGCCGGAATTGGAACGGCTGGTGGAAGTGGCCGCCTTTCTGGTGTGGCAGTTGAGCTTTCAGCAGGCGAAGTTTGTGTTTCAGGCGGGAGGGGCCGAAATCGCGGTTTTGGACCGGAACGACGCATATACTGTTCTTAAGCTTCTTGCAGTTGTGAAGCAAGAAGCTGCCGAAGTTCCCTACGATGATTCGAATCTTTTTATCCTTAGTCTGCGCAGCGGGTATTTGCATTTGCCAGGAGCCGGTGGAGGCGCCCAAAACGGTGCCGCCGGTGCGGACGAGCGTCACGGTTTTTGA
- a CDS encoding TonB-dependent receptor — MEAPKTVPPVRTSVTVFERIEQESPAAISTLDKLDIEKAPGVNLDDRLRMVPGFSLFRRNSSITANPTTQGVSLRGVGSTGASRTLVLWDGVPLNDPFGGWIYWTRVPAEEIERSEVTRGATTSLFGDRTMSGSVALFTRPAEPLRLSIGMEGGNLGTVQPSAGFSHVVGKFGFSGFFRAFDTDGYLIVPKERAGSVDTPANVRFAAGAFKTDYSTAVQRLSLKIDILAEERANGTPLQTNSTGLGTLSGNYSRDFGTMSLGLTGYHSREQYHQSFSTIAADRNSERLTSFQSVPSTAFGGGGYLKGRPGRFNWTVGSDVQNVDGVSNETVITNGLPSGLRTGGGTQTQRGIFAQGDARFGKLQVFFGSREQFAGRAGNFYQPSAGLAYGKGPWRWRASSYRSFRAPTLNELYREFRAGNTTTQANANLRPEKLWAVESGLDYHAESFTIRAGGFYQEVSDLITNVTLSSSSTAIVRQRQNAAAATIRGMEAELDKRIRQVRFQSSYLFADSRFATGERVPQVAKHQGSAQATWYRSGKYGTLVTLGMRSTGLQFEDDRNTYAQLLPGYALLQLSVRQELRKGLAATLGMENLAGRRILTGYTPFPQTGGPLMFRVGLRWDGRI, encoded by the coding sequence GTGGAGGCGCCCAAAACGGTGCCGCCGGTGCGGACGAGCGTCACGGTTTTTGAGCGAATCGAGCAGGAAAGCCCAGCGGCCATTTCGACGCTGGACAAGCTGGACATCGAAAAAGCGCCGGGGGTGAATCTCGATGACCGGCTGCGGATGGTGCCGGGATTCTCTTTGTTTCGGCGGAATTCGAGCATCACGGCGAACCCGACGACGCAGGGGGTTTCTTTGCGCGGCGTCGGATCGACCGGAGCAAGCCGGACCCTGGTGCTGTGGGATGGGGTGCCGCTCAATGATCCGTTTGGCGGCTGGATCTATTGGACACGAGTGCCTGCTGAGGAGATTGAGCGCTCGGAGGTGACGCGCGGGGCAACGACCAGCCTGTTTGGCGACCGGACCATGTCGGGGAGTGTGGCTTTGTTCACACGGCCGGCGGAGCCGCTGCGGCTCAGCATCGGGATGGAGGGCGGCAATCTGGGTACGGTGCAGCCGTCGGCGGGATTCTCGCATGTGGTGGGAAAATTTGGCTTTAGCGGATTCTTCCGGGCTTTTGATACGGACGGATATCTGATTGTGCCGAAGGAGCGGGCCGGGAGCGTGGATACGCCCGCAAATGTGCGTTTTGCGGCGGGTGCTTTTAAGACCGATTATTCGACGGCCGTGCAGCGATTGAGCCTCAAAATCGATATTCTGGCCGAGGAGCGGGCGAATGGGACGCCGCTGCAGACGAATTCGACCGGTTTGGGGACCTTGAGCGGCAACTATTCGCGGGATTTTGGGACGATGAGCTTGGGGTTGACCGGCTATCACTCGCGTGAGCAATACCACCAGAGCTTTTCGACGATTGCGGCGGATCGGAATAGCGAGCGACTGACGAGTTTTCAGAGTGTTCCTTCGACCGCATTTGGCGGTGGGGGATATCTGAAGGGGCGGCCGGGACGCTTCAATTGGACGGTGGGCTCCGATGTGCAGAATGTCGATGGAGTCAGCAATGAAACGGTGATCACGAATGGTTTGCCGTCGGGATTGCGCACGGGCGGTGGAACGCAGACGCAGCGCGGTATCTTTGCGCAGGGCGATGCGCGCTTTGGCAAGTTGCAGGTGTTCTTCGGGTCGCGCGAGCAATTTGCGGGCCGGGCGGGGAACTTCTATCAGCCTTCGGCGGGTCTGGCCTATGGCAAGGGGCCGTGGCGGTGGCGGGCGAGTTCTTATCGCAGCTTCCGGGCTCCGACCTTGAATGAGTTGTACCGCGAGTTTCGCGCAGGAAATACAACGACGCAGGCGAATGCAAATCTGCGTCCGGAGAAGCTGTGGGCAGTGGAGTCGGGCCTTGATTATCATGCCGAAAGCTTCACGATTCGCGCCGGGGGCTTTTATCAGGAAGTCTCCGATTTGATTACGAATGTGACGCTTTCGAGCAGCTCGACGGCGATCGTCCGGCAGCGGCAGAATGCGGCGGCGGCAACGATTCGGGGCATGGAGGCGGAGCTGGATAAGAGGATTCGCCAGGTGCGTTTCCAGTCGTCGTATTTGTTTGCCGATTCCCGCTTTGCGACGGGAGAACGAGTGCCGCAGGTGGCCAAGCATCAGGGATCGGCGCAAGCGACCTGGTACCGGAGTGGGAAGTACGGCACGTTGGTGACGTTGGGGATGCGCAGCACTGGATTGCAGTTTGAAGACGATCGGAACACGTATGCGCAACTGTTGCCAGGCTATGCGCTTTTGCAGCTTTCGGTGCGGCAGGAGTTGCGAAAAGGGCTGGCGGCGACGCTGGGGATGGAGAATCTGGCGGGGCGGCGGATCTTGACTGGTTATACGCCGTTTCCGCAGACGGGCGGACCGCTGATGTTTCGCGTGGGCTTGCGTTGGGACGGTCGAATTTAA
- a CDS encoding RNA polymerase sigma factor, protein MNADPQLVARAQAGDAAAFSELVGFCRKRVMAIVGRLIGKPEDVEDVAQDVFLRLYYSLGQLSSPELFDRWLYRLTVNAAYDYMRKSKRRKESRMADLSEAQMVMADASAGEVKGRKDEQQSTMRDFVHWLLSGVSEQDRILLMLKEVEGLSIKELEQIYGANESALKVRLFRARQRVLKAFDKSQEKNS, encoded by the coding sequence ATGAACGCCGATCCTCAACTCGTTGCGCGCGCCCAAGCTGGTGACGCGGCAGCATTTAGCGAGTTGGTTGGGTTTTGCCGGAAGCGCGTCATGGCGATTGTCGGGCGCCTGATCGGGAAGCCAGAGGATGTCGAGGACGTGGCGCAGGACGTGTTTCTGCGTTTATATTACTCACTGGGGCAGTTGTCGAGCCCAGAGCTATTTGACAGGTGGCTGTACCGCTTGACGGTGAACGCCGCGTATGACTATATGCGCAAGAGCAAGCGACGCAAAGAAAGCCGGATGGCTGACTTGAGCGAAGCGCAGATGGTGATGGCGGACGCCTCCGCAGGCGAGGTCAAGGGCCGGAAAGACGAGCAGCAGTCGACGATGCGCGATTTTGTGCATTGGCTGTTGAGCGGCGTCAGTGAACAGGATCGGATCCTGCTGATGCTGAAGGAAGTGGAAGGGTTGTCGATCAAGGAACTGGAGCAGATCTACGGAGCCAATGAGAGTGCTCTGAAGGTGAGGCTCTTCCGAGCCCGGCAACGCGTGCTGAAGGCGTTTGATAAGTCGCAGGAAAAGAATTCTTGA
- the rpmE gene encoding 50S ribosomal protein L31, whose product MQAGIHPNYHEVKVNCACGASWDTRSTVKGNELRLEICANCHPFFTGRQKLIDTEGRVSLFERKAAKSKALQEQLAARKTKKAETVSA is encoded by the coding sequence ATGCAAGCTGGCATCCACCCCAATTACCACGAAGTGAAAGTCAACTGCGCCTGTGGTGCGAGCTGGGACACCCGTTCCACTGTGAAGGGCAATGAGTTGCGTCTCGAAATCTGCGCAAACTGCCACCCGTTCTTTACGGGTCGCCAAAAGCTGATCGACACCGAAGGCCGCGTCTCCCTCTTTGAGCGGAAGGCTGCGAAGTCCAAGGCTCTCCAGGAACAGCTTGCAGCGCGCAAAACGAAAAAGGCCGAGACCGTTAGCGCCTAG
- a CDS encoding SPFH domain-containing protein — MQETEYPSKPGISTLVVLLLIPIVVSAVVSSSGEEPHWGTLLLAAVVILIDLVALGGLFMVAPNQSVVLTLFGKYKGTVRQAGLRWANPFLTKAKVSLRVRNFETSHLKVNDHDGNPIEIAAVVVWKVVDSAEALFEVDNYDEYVRVQCESALRNLATSFPYDAHEEKQMSLRSNAAEIAAQLKVEIEERVAKAGIEVIESRISHLAYAPEIATAMLQRQQASAIVAARAKIVEGAVGMVEMALDLLNKKGIVELDTERKAAMVSNLLVVLCGERSTQPVVNTGTIYH; from the coding sequence ATCCAAGAGACGGAGTATCCGAGCAAGCCCGGAATCAGCACGCTGGTGGTACTGCTTTTGATTCCCATTGTTGTGTCTGCTGTAGTGAGCAGCAGTGGAGAGGAGCCCCATTGGGGGACGCTGCTGTTGGCGGCGGTGGTGATTCTGATCGATCTGGTGGCGCTGGGGGGCTTGTTTATGGTGGCTCCGAATCAGTCGGTGGTGTTGACGCTTTTTGGGAAGTACAAGGGGACGGTGCGGCAAGCAGGATTGCGCTGGGCGAATCCGTTTCTGACGAAGGCGAAGGTGAGCCTGCGGGTGCGGAATTTTGAGACCTCGCACCTGAAGGTGAACGATCATGACGGCAATCCGATTGAGATTGCGGCGGTGGTGGTTTGGAAGGTTGTGGACAGCGCCGAGGCGCTATTTGAAGTGGACAATTACGATGAGTATGTCCGGGTGCAGTGTGAGAGCGCGCTGCGGAATCTGGCGACCTCGTTCCCTTATGACGCGCATGAGGAAAAGCAGATGTCGCTGCGGAGCAATGCGGCAGAGATTGCGGCGCAACTGAAGGTGGAGATTGAGGAGCGGGTGGCGAAGGCGGGCATCGAAGTGATTGAAAGCCGTATTTCGCATCTGGCCTATGCGCCGGAGATTGCGACGGCCATGTTGCAGCGGCAGCAGGCGTCGGCGATTGTTGCTGCTCGCGCGAAGATTGTGGAGGGAGCTGTCGGAATGGTGGAGATGGCCTTGGACTTGTTGAACAAGAAGGGAATCGTGGAACTAGATACGGAGCGCAAGGCGGCGATGGTTTCCAATCTGCTGGTGGTGTTGTGCGGGGAACGCTCGACACAGCCGGTGGTGAATACGGGAACGATCTATCACTAG